The DNA region ggaacaccaaagatttgttttacatattaaaaaagtcttgtgaaatgtcccctttaagtaaataATTACAGTATATCATACAGATTTATCAATAAATATACTGATGCTATAACTCTTGAGTTGAGCTGATTAAATGCTTCTTGACTCTTTTATGACAGTTTTGGTTGTTTAatatccaggaatataagataCAAAGTCAATACCTGTCATTTAAAACTGTTTCACCCCCATCATTTCTCAGGTCATCATGTGGAGATGGCAGAGAGACATGAAGCACTGCTGGTGGCTCTGGAACATCGCTTTTATGGAAAGAGCATCAACCCCGATGGTCTAGAAACCGATCAGCTCAGATATCTCTCCAGCCAGCAAGCGTAACCAATGCAGAAAACCATCTGCTTAACAGATCAAAATATACAGTAGATGATATAACTTATGGCACATCTCCTTCCTCTTTCAGTCTGGCAGACCTGGCGGCATTTCATCATTATATCAGCCAGCGTTTTGGCCTCTCTTATAAAAACACCTGGATCAGTTTTGGGGGTTCCTATGCTGGAGCTCTCTCGGCCTGGCTAAGAGGGAAGGTCTGTTGTCAATCATTTTGCTCTCTAATGGGATAAACAACCCATTTTAATAGACCAACTGTTTACTAaagtttattaaattaattaaagaGCGGTTGCCAGATAATGTCATCATTTATTGTGATTTACCCTGGCAACCTCCAAAATGCACCATAGAAGTTGCCTAATTTCAGTCTTCTGAAGAAATTTAAGCCGTTTATCAATAAAAATCATGACTTCAATACATCAAGCATTAAGACACATACCTGTACATCTTTGCAAATAATAAGATGCATTGCGCTCAACGTCATGAAAGAGAAAAACAAGAAGGAGAAAAAGAAACAGCACACAAATTGTGTTGACATGCACTGTATTGTGTGCAGGTTTGAACCCGCAGAAGcataagatagatagatagattaacTGTATGGTGTAACATAGGCATGCAGTGAAATGAAACCTTTGACCTTTAGTTGAAGTATACCTTTAAGTGTTTCTGTTGTAGTTTTTGTTCATCTCTCTTTTATCTCTCTTTCAGTTTCCTCATCTCATCTATGGAGCGGTGGCATCTTCTGCCCCTGTTTATGCTCTACTTGACTTCAGCTCATATAACAGGGTAAAGTTTTTTAACTTACAGTTAACACAACTAGAACAATGCCCACTTCCTCACCACCACAAAAATAAAACCCTAACATAGCCTATGATTtacaattaaaataattaaagtaaATATAATGTTCCTGTGTAGCTTAATGGGTGACCattgtgtatatatttatgcttttggataaaagcgtctgccaaataaatgtaaatgtactttttattgtaaagtgtcATGCAGGCTATTTAttaaaacatgaataaataattaaaagttAATTCAGATAGCTATTATTAAAAACCAAGGAAAAGTACTTTTTATGAAAGTAGGATTTTTGAATGCCAATTTctacatatatatacatgctTTAAATTCAAGTTAATATTTGTTTATGTATTATAAATTGTGAACATGAACCACCCGTCAACAGTATccataaattaatatattaataagTTAGATTGCTAAACATTGTGAAAAGTTCATTGTTCATTTATATCTAATCCATTCAATCGTTAATGAATTGATCCATATTGTAAAATGTTACTGTTACCCAATCGATTCTCACAGCCagggatgatgtatttttgtaggtCAACCCCAGAAAATTGGTTTTCTCACtaaaaagcccattcatttattccatagacttttggataaTCGCAAAAAAAATGGCTCTGTGTTTAACATAAGGTGAcacaaaaacaagataatcttcacagatgaactGAATACAACTTTTTTGATTTTTGAATTGTAAAAATGCGTttactagaaataaaaaaataaacaaatttagaCTTCAAAATTCAAAAAAGTTGAAGATTAACCCTTTGGACAAAACAtgtaagtgtcataaacttttttttaaacacagagcttagTTTATCCAAAAGTTTATggaataaaataaataggcttTCTGTTGAGGATACACCGTCGCGCTAACTTCCGGGTTGGCCTAtaaaaatatgtcatccctgcagcactctgttatatttttatttaatatcttaatcctacattttaaaaatgatattaTAAAACGGCccgttctggttcttcattctgattggttgaaacacgttttaagccgtgataaaataccccggtaactccacggttcagaccgcatCACATAACGTTAAGTATCaatgcgccactgttgctgcgtactgatttatgaaaataaacaccacagtctttaatcatatttttaatttgtctacaattgcacaattaaaggatatccagataaatgtcaataaatattgttgagtcatctcaaAAAAGAGGAAACGTTCCTGGAGGAGTTTCTACCTTAAATTCGTATTTCCGCTTaaatccactagatggcgatcttacccaacttaaacactgacgcatttactcaacactgaaaacactgttgtgtaagttttgatggctaAATCTGAActcttacaaaagttattcacaaaaaaatgtattatctccgcttttagcagaaaatttgagaggtgattagagaccaaatgaaggtaggatgaaacggtttttttttttttaaagcggagggtctgttctttcatttgatatattttgtgtttatttaaagaagataatttttctggaAGCCTTTAAACTAAAaatgggtggcaacttaaaaaaaaaaaacgctgatggggaaagagttcagcatgcttccacgCATATTTGATTAtgacttcaacagttgcacaatataaatgttaatgtatatttTAGATGAATGTTGGTTTATAatataaacaccacagtcttaaaggtagggtaactgatttgatcctgaaacatttttagttatgctggttaaaagtctcctcacatcctgatagcaatcactgtgttaagttgtttaaatgtatttgtagaaatgtatgtcatctgtaaaaggcgtaggaccaaaaaatgttcaacaaatcatagatttcggtccgaacggacgtttccttttttgtccctcatacgtaagcgtaaattgaatgcccaccgcgcagcgagaccacgcagacaccatatgTCATCGGCgtgttcacgtgcgctctgtctgtaaacagcgagaacagcaaacttttctgctgaattgagcaacaaaaaaaaaatgcatcttttataacaacaatagcaaaaactgcctggatcagcaagagcaaaatcCCAAATTAACaccggtaactttactgctttaccacgagctgcaaacagctacaggaggcaaagggtctgaaagggtcgttgcactgtttattttggtaaggtaggtacgcgatgtTTGttttgagatggattcagatattctactttgatgaaacgttgtgttgcttatgaaatttttgttcgtttacggattagcgtaacgatatagttactaccatagatatgtatataaaggctagatggctcgtccgcgctgatggccaattgagtggaacgtccgcattttggcggccatcttaggacagggcgctcgctcactcgtagcattgagttttaatgatgcaggtacttttaaatgaccataacttgcttaattttttaccgattttcaaacggattggtttgttataaacgtcaaagatgtacctatgacactgaatacgtatactaaaaataaataaaaaattcatgaaacatgttaaagcatccagaattatagccacgttaataacgtttgtaaaaaaccaaaccgtttgtaaatccgtcaagaattcagcaagttacgagcattttagttggcgtatgtcactcaccttccgtccacagcagcagggagcagcactatggcagcactgacctaagatggccgccaagtgacgacacagctgactccgccttgagccatctagcctttatatacatatctatggttatTACGTCTACACGACCGAACGTTGTgtactaattctgatgtaaaccagttgtttatgttggttattttggaagtgttattcactttgtagtgcaaagttttctcactggtgaatgagacatgagatgtgaacgtgtgatctgtgcgtgttcatgtattatgaaagaggcgtgacttttgatggcgatttgacttgaggttgggatcgggatttcattgctaggcggctactgtaagcatttttcaaaatgtgttaccctacctttaaatcatattttcattgtgtctttgctgcgtctgtgttggttggaaactgcgctctgttgcagccacacttgattctgaggaactactctgtttggcggaagagtaatatttgtcctaatataattacgactaatttgtgttttattttataaaatcgtgctaacgttatgcatgtgaagtaaccgttttataaaagcaataagccccgcaaagcggtggggttacagtgcattttataacagctaaggggtgttgttaggcacgacgcgacgCACTGGttacccactgcttcttggggcttattgctttattaatgACTATAGGTGTTACATGCATAGTTATCAATCATTTCACAATATCAAGAACTGTGTTCTGTGTATTTATTAAAAGTACATTTCCAAATTTTTGTAGGTTTAAATGTTACTTTGACATGTTTTTTCTGAGATTTAGTAGTAGTTATTTGGTTTGCAGGTGGTTGGTCGTAGTCTTACAAATGAGGCAGTGGGCGGCTCTGAAAAGGTAAGGGCAGTATAAGTTTATCTGTGTTTGTATGTGCATGTGACTGTTTGTATATTAGTGTTTAACAGAAGTGCGAGAGGCGTTTTCTGCAGTGGAGGCCGCTCTGCTGATGGGAAATGAAATTGAGGTTGGCAGAGACTTCAGATGCTGTGAGTCCCCTGTTAAACCTGAGGACAAGATTGAACTGGTACAGAGTTTAGCCGGTGTCTTCATGGGAACTGTTCAATACAACGAGGAGGGGCTGGAATTTAACATTGTGGAGCTCTGTGACATCATGACCAATAAGAGTGAAGCTTATAAACAGGAGGAGCCATATGACCGTCTGATCAAACTAATGGCGGTACGTAGCAATAGTTCTTGATATTATGTGGCAtctaaaaaaacgtttttttttttctgatttcactgaaacataaaaatactgtcatcatttcctcaccctcaagttgttttaaacctgtataaactTCTTTGTTGTCctgaatacaaaggaagatattttaaagaaagtTTGTTGGACAACAGAataatatgtaaggaataattgatgacgggccgttgaatttttcgaaaataatgcacacccaagatgGTAATGTGGCATGCCAGGTGACGGAGTGCCATTACACTGCAATGTcagttaccacagacattgctctatTGGttatttgacaggtcaggtgtgaaAAATAatcacacctgacctgtcaattgaaaaataatgcatacccgtggaacatttcttaaccaatcagaataaagcattcaaaaaataaatggtgccccagatctgtttagTTATTCACAtgtttcaagattttttttccttaacaaagaaatgtatacaggtttgtaacaacatgagggtgaataaatgattacataatttaaatttttcggtgaactacccctttaagtATGGATTTTATGCAATCCATTGTGACCTGTGTCATTAAAGTGCAATATCATGTGTAACCAGCAGAGGGCATCATTAGCTTTGCAAAACAGGTTGCCACTACCAGATAAACTGCACACAATGTACCTCCACTTTACATACGGACTATAAAATACGTTCTgttaagttaaaaaaacattaaattgcatttttatgaaATTTGCACAAACCAAATGGGCACCATAGCAAAGAACAAGAttattgttttgatttattACAAACTGGCACACGCAATGGTTACAGACAACATCAAAATAATACTGGTGATCATTATGTTATGTGTTCAGATGTATCAGGCCAAAGTGAACGCCCCCTGTCTGGGTGTCTCTCATGAGAAGCTTGTACTTGAACTCAATAACACTAAAGTTAGATCCAGCTATAGACCGTGGGTTTACCAGACCTGCACTGAGTTTGGCTTCTGTGagtattagatgaaaaaaaaacttttataacTTTCCTGGTTTCCTGTTCGTTTATTCATATTGATGTTATACAACTCTTATGGAGCAGATCAGACGTGTGAAGATGATAGCTGCCCATTCTCACACATGATAAACCTTCAGATTGAAACTAAGCTCTGC from Paramisgurnus dabryanus chromosome 8, PD_genome_1.1, whole genome shotgun sequence includes:
- the prss16 gene encoding thymus-specific serine protease; this encodes MKERLNKIQQVRIKQHVMMKTFTAIPKEGRIHQPLNHFDRKNTKTFPQRFMVNEGYWQRSDGPVFLYIGGEGPLSKYSLLYGHHVEMAERHEALLVALEHRFYGKSINPDGLETDQLRYLSSQQALADLAAFHHYISQRFGLSYKNTWISFGGSYAGALSAWLRGKFPHLIYGAVASSAPVYALLDFSSYNRVVGRSLTNEAVGGSEKCLTEVREAFSAVEAALLMGNEIEVGRDFRCCESPVKPEDKIELVQSLAGVFMGTVQYNEEGLEFNIVELCDIMTNKSEAYKQEEPYDRLIKLMAMYQAKVNAPCLGVSHEKLVLELNNTKVRSSYRPWVYQTCTEFGFYQTCEDDSCPFSHMINLQIETKLCSQLFDIPQYSLPVYIDFTNQYYGGKRPQTRRVLYVNGNIDPWMELSVTWNDRMVDNDSVVLINGTAHCADMNQDKALDKPALHQARKEIERQVAKWLKMHHGTI